In one Oryza glaberrima chromosome 2, OglaRS2, whole genome shotgun sequence genomic region, the following are encoded:
- the LOC127762132 gene encoding uncharacterized protein LOC127762132 isoform X1 produces the protein MEAAGYYNCKKNDGGICGGVCGGSEHGSKAILSMSRLKCALRGFDLRALLILLIGVPALIFIIYVHGQKVTYFLRPIWEKPPKPFNVLPHYYHENVSMANLCKLHGWKVRETPRRVFDAVLFSNELDILDIRWHELSPYVSEFVLLESNSTFTGLKKDLHFKENRQRFEFAESRLTYGMIGGRFVKGENPFVEESYQRVALDQLIKIAGITDDDLLIMSDVDEIPSGHTINLLRWCDDTPEVLHLQLRNYLYSFQFLLDDKSWRASIHRYRAGKTRYAHFRQTDDLLADSGWHCSFCFRHINDFVFKMQAYSHVDRIRFKYFLNPKRIQHVICQGADLFDMLPEEYTFQEIIAKLGPIPSTFSAVHLPAYLLEKMDQYRYLLPGNCMRESG, from the exons atggaggcggcgggctaCTACAACTGCAAGAAGAACGACGGCGGCATCTGCGGGGGCGtctgcggcggcagcgag CATGGTTCAAAGGCAATTCTGAGCATGTCAAGGTTGAAGTGTGCGCTTCGGGGGTTTGATTTGAGGGCACTTCTGATCCTCTTGATTGGTGTGCCAGCTCTAATAttcattatatatgttcatggCCAGAAGGTGACTTACTTTCTTCGACCGATCTGGGAAAAACCGCCAAAGCCCTTCAATGTGCTTCCTCACTACTATCATGAAAATGTCTCGATGGCAAACCTATGCAAGTTGCATGGATGGAAAGTCAGGGAAACTCCACGCCGTGTTTTTGATGCTGTGCTTTTCAGCAATGAGCTTGACATTCTTGATATCCGTTGGCATGAGCTTAGCCCATATGTGTCAGAATTTGTGCTGCTCGAGTCCAACTCAACCTTCACTGGCCTGAAAAAGGATCTCCACTTCAAGGAAAACCGTCAACGTTTTGAATTTGCTGAATCACGGTTGACCTATGGTATGATAGGTGGAAGATTTGTGAAGGGGGAGAACCCATTTGTCGAGGAGTCATATCAAAGGGTTGCTCTTGACCAGCTTATCAAAATTGCTGGAATCACAGATGATGACCTTTTGATCATGTCTGATGTTGATGAGATCCCCAGTGGCCATACAATCAACCTCTTGAGGTGGTGTGATGACACTCCTGAAGTGCTTCATCTCCAGCTCAGGAACTATCTTTACTCATTTCAGTTTCTCCTTGACGACAAGAGTTGGAGGGCTTCAATACACAGATACCGGGCTGGAAAGACGAGGTATGCGCATTTCCGGCAAACAGACGACCTTCTGGCCGACTCAGGGTGGCACTGCAGCTTTTGCTTCCGGCACATAAATGATTTTGTCTTCAAAATGCAGGCTTACAGCCATGTTGACCGGATTAGATTTAAGTACTTCTTGAACCCCAAAAGGATTCAGCATGTGATATGCCAAGGAGCTGATCTTTTTGACATGCTTCCCGAAGAGTATACATTCCAAGAGATCATTGCCAAGTTGGGGCCAATCCCTAGCACATTTTCAGCTGTTCACCTTCCTGCTTATCTGTTGGAGAAAATGGACCAGTACCGCTATCTTCTTCCGGGCAACTGCATGCGAGAAAGTGGCTAG
- the LOC127762132 gene encoding uncharacterized protein LOC127762132 isoform X2, with the protein MEAGGYYNCKKTDGICEDVCDSEHGSKAILSMSRLKCALRGFDLRALLILLIGVPALIFIIYVHGQKVTYFLRPIWEKPPKPFNVLPHYYHENVSMANLCKLHGWKVRETPRRVFDAVLFSNELDILDIRWHELSPYVSEFVLLESNSTFTGLKKDLHFKENRQRFEFAESRLTYGMIGGRFVKGENPFVEESYQRVALDQLIKIAGITDDDLLIMSDVDEIPSGHTINLLRWCDDTPEVLHLQLRNYLYSFQFLLDDKSWRASIHRYRAGKTRYAHFRQTDDLLADSGWHCSFCFRHINDFVFKMQAYSHVDRIRFKYFLNPKRIQHVICQGADLFDMLPEEYTFQEIIAKLGPIPSTFSAVHLPAYLLEKMDQYRYLLPGNCMRESG; encoded by the coding sequence CATGGTTCAAAGGCAATTCTGAGCATGTCAAGGTTGAAGTGTGCGCTTCGGGGGTTTGATTTGAGGGCACTTCTGATCCTCTTGATTGGTGTGCCAGCTCTAATAttcattatatatgttcatggCCAGAAGGTGACTTACTTTCTTCGACCGATCTGGGAAAAACCGCCAAAGCCCTTCAATGTGCTTCCTCACTACTATCATGAAAATGTCTCGATGGCAAACCTATGCAAGTTGCATGGATGGAAAGTCAGGGAAACTCCACGCCGTGTTTTTGATGCTGTGCTTTTCAGCAATGAGCTTGACATTCTTGATATCCGTTGGCATGAGCTTAGCCCATATGTGTCAGAATTTGTGCTGCTCGAGTCCAACTCAACCTTCACTGGCCTGAAAAAGGATCTCCACTTCAAGGAAAACCGTCAACGTTTTGAATTTGCTGAATCACGGTTGACCTATGGTATGATAGGTGGAAGATTTGTGAAGGGGGAGAACCCATTTGTCGAGGAGTCATATCAAAGGGTTGCTCTTGACCAGCTTATCAAAATTGCTGGAATCACAGATGATGACCTTTTGATCATGTCTGATGTTGATGAGATCCCCAGTGGCCATACAATCAACCTCTTGAGGTGGTGTGATGACACTCCTGAAGTGCTTCATCTCCAGCTCAGGAACTATCTTTACTCATTTCAGTTTCTCCTTGACGACAAGAGTTGGAGGGCTTCAATACACAGATACCGGGCTGGAAAGACGAGGTATGCGCATTTCCGGCAAACAGACGACCTTCTGGCCGACTCAGGGTGGCACTGCAGCTTTTGCTTCCGGCACATAAATGATTTTGTCTTCAAAATGCAGGCTTACAGCCATGTTGACCGGATTAGATTTAAGTACTTCTTGAACCCCAAAAGGATTCAGCATGTGATATGCCAAGGAGCTGATCTTTTTGACATGCTTCCCGAAGAGTATACATTCCAAGAGATCATTGCCAAGTTGGGGCCAATCCCTAGCACATTTTCAGCTGTTCACCTTCCTGCTTATCTGTTGGAGAAAATGGACCAGTACCGCTATCTTCTTCCGGGCAACTGCATGCGAGAAAGTGGCTAG
- the LOC127762132 gene encoding uncharacterized protein LOC127762132 isoform X4: MEAAGYYNCKKNDGGICGGVCGGSEHGSKAILSMSRLKCALRGFDLRALLILLIGVPALIFIIYVHGQKVTYFLRPIWEKPPKPFNVLPHYYHENVSMANLCKLHGWKVRETPRRVFDAVLFSNELDILDIRWHELSPYVSEFVLLESNSTFTGLKKDLHFKENRQRFEFAESRLTYGMIGGRFVKGENPFVEESYQRVALDQLIKIAGITDDDLLIMSDVDEIPSGHTINLLRWCDDTPEVLHLQLRNYLYSFQFLLDDKSWRASIHRYRAGKTRLTAMLTGLDLSTS, translated from the exons atggaggcggcgggctaCTACAACTGCAAGAAGAACGACGGCGGCATCTGCGGGGGCGtctgcggcggcagcgag CATGGTTCAAAGGCAATTCTGAGCATGTCAAGGTTGAAGTGTGCGCTTCGGGGGTTTGATTTGAGGGCACTTCTGATCCTCTTGATTGGTGTGCCAGCTCTAATAttcattatatatgttcatggCCAGAAGGTGACTTACTTTCTTCGACCGATCTGGGAAAAACCGCCAAAGCCCTTCAATGTGCTTCCTCACTACTATCATGAAAATGTCTCGATGGCAAACCTATGCAAGTTGCATGGATGGAAAGTCAGGGAAACTCCACGCCGTGTTTTTGATGCTGTGCTTTTCAGCAATGAGCTTGACATTCTTGATATCCGTTGGCATGAGCTTAGCCCATATGTGTCAGAATTTGTGCTGCTCGAGTCCAACTCAACCTTCACTGGCCTGAAAAAGGATCTCCACTTCAAGGAAAACCGTCAACGTTTTGAATTTGCTGAATCACGGTTGACCTATGGTATGATAGGTGGAAGATTTGTGAAGGGGGAGAACCCATTTGTCGAGGAGTCATATCAAAGGGTTGCTCTTGACCAGCTTATCAAAATTGCTGGAATCACAGATGATGACCTTTTGATCATGTCTGATGTTGATGAGATCCCCAGTGGCCATACAATCAACCTCTTGAGGTGGTGTGATGACACTCCTGAAGTGCTTCATCTCCAGCTCAGGAACTATCTTTACTCATTTCAGTTTCTCCTTGACGACAAGAGTTGGAGGGCTTCAATACACAGATACCGGGCTGGAAAGACGAG GCTTACAGCCATGTTGACCGGATTAGATTTAAGTACTTCTTGA